TAAAGTAGAGCTGTAGGTCACTTCCTATAAAGATCACACAGTGGACCTCAGGGTTAAAGTAGAGGTCACTTCCTATAAATATCACACAGTGGACCTCAGGGTTAAAGTAGAGCTGTAGGTCACTTCCTGTAAAGATCACACAGTGGACCTCAGGGTTAAAGTAGAGGTCACTTCCTATAAAGATCACACAGTGGACCTCAGGGTTAAAGTAGAGCTGAAGGAATATCCTTCTGAATAAATCAGACCTTTATTACTGGGTTGTTACTATACGATAATAACATTACTATCTAagaattgagtgagtgagtgagacagagacagagagagacagagagagacagagagagagagagagagagagagagagagagagatcacacctACCCTCTGCCCAGAGAGAACAGTACTGGTTTCTCCAGCCCTATGAGAACTCTGAAGGCATCGTTGAGGTTCTGGTAGGAGAACTTCTCTGCTGCGTCTCCTATGACAACACAGTTTGGGTTGGCCTTTTCAACACTGTCAAACTCAGGGACAACACCTGCAACGAACCAAACAGACACGGTATACATGATCACTTTGTATAGAAATAGACacatttgaaaataaaataaaactttaTTGTTCGTTAAGTAACACAGAATGTAAAATTGTCTTGGGTGTCTCTGGTTTACATTAAAAAGAGAacagacataaaaacacacagacatttaGCATTACCATGTCAGTTCAGCAACTTATTTAGGATCTCTCAGTGATTTATCCCGGGGAAAAGGGACTGGTTTtggcccgtcattgtaaataagaatttgttcttaaaacggtcttgccaagttaaataaataaaaagttacatttaaaaaaaatataaacatgaTTAATCAATACCGTCATAGACCAACAGGTGGGGTCGTAGCCCCCTTTCCTTCAGGACAGCCACGGCAGCCGGGGCTGGGGAGAACACCTCAGACACACAGATGTCAAAGCCCATCCTCTGCAGCTTGGCTACAAACACCTCCCGTGTGGCCTGGGTCTCGTTGGTACAGAAGCGCACCTGCAGGTCCGAGGCCTTTAGCCTGTACGGAGAAAGCTTTTTGGGACATAatccatttttttacatttagcaTTTGAGTCGTTTGGGCAGATGttgttatccagagcgatttacagtaaAATGTTTTCATCATAAATTAGCTAGGTGAGACGACCACAAATCTCAAGTcatagtcaggaaatgtccctcagtgtagtcaggaaatgtccatcaatgtagtcaggaaatgtccctcagtgtagtcaggaaatgtccctcagtgtagtcaggaaatgtccctcagtgtagtcaggaaatgtccctcaatgtagtcaggaaatgtccctcaacGTAGTCAgtccctcagtgtagtcaggaaatgtcctcaacgtagtcaggaaatgtccctcagtgtagtcaggaaatgtcctcaATGTAGTCCAAGAAATGTCCCTcacgtagtcaggaaatgtccctcaatgtagtcaggaaatgtccctcagtgtagtcaggaaatgtcctcaGTGTAGggaaatgtccctcagtgtagtcaggaaatgtccctcaatgtagtcaggaaatgtccgtCAACGTGGTTTggaaatgtccctcagtgtagtcaggaaatgtcctcaATGTAATCAGGAAATGtcctcagtgtagtcaggaaatgtccctcaacgtcaggaaatgtccctcaacgtagtcaggaaatgtccctcagtgtaatcaggaaatgtccctcagtgtagtcaggaaatgtccctcaacgtagtcaggaaatgtccctcaacgtagtcaggaaatgtcctcaacgtagtcaggaaatgtccctcagtgtagtcaggaaatgtccctcaacgtagtcaggaaatgtccctcaacgtagtcaggaaatgtccctcaatgtagtcaggaaatgtccctcagtgtagtcaggaaatgtccctcaacgtagtcaggaaatgtccctcaatgtagtcaggaaatgtccctcagtgtagtcaggaaatgtccctcaacgtagtcaggaaatgtccctcagtgtagtcaggaaatgtccctcagtgtagtcaggaaatgtccctcagtgtagtcaggaaatgtccctcagtgtagtcaggaaatgtccctcaacgtagtcaggaaatgtccctcagtgtagtcaggaaatgtccctcagtgtagtcaggaaatgtccctcagtgtagtcaggaaatgtccctcagtgtagtcaggaaatgtccctcagtgtagtcaggaaatgtccctcagtgtagtcaggaacACAGTCAGTGATAGTATGAAAAGACTGAGTATGAAAAGACTAAGTCGAAAATTCATTAttttaaaatgttgtttttttgcgtGATGGGATTTAATCAAGACATTTTGGTAACCTCATTCACCACTCTCTAATTCTCATTCACCAAACACTCTCCTAATTTGTTAGACTGCAGAACAGATACATTACTAATAGGAGGTTGATATTATAACCTTGGTTAGACTACAGAACAGATACATTACTAATAGGAGGTTGATATTATAACCTTGGTTAGACTGCAGAACAGATACATTACTAATAGGAGGTTGATATtgtctcattaggatacaatgaacctctgcatgtctcattaggTTACAATGAacctctgcatgtctcattaggatacaatgaacctctgcatgtctcattaggatacaatgaccctctgcatgtctcattaggatacaatgaccctctgcatgtctcattaggatacaatgaccctctgcatgtctcattaggatacaatgaccctctgcatgtctcattaggatacaatgatcctctgcatgtctcattaggatacaatgaccctctgcatgtctcattaggatacaatgaccctctgcatgtctcattaggatacaatgaccctctgcatgtctcattaggatacaatgaccctctgcatgtctcattaggatacaatgaccctctgcatgtctcattaggatacaatgaccctctgcatgtctcaataggatacaatgaccctctgcatgtctcattaggatacaatgaccctctgcatgtctcattaggatacaatgaccctctgcatgtctcattaggatacaatgaccctctgcatgtctcattaggatacaatgaccctctgcatgtctcattaggatacaatgatcctctgcatgtctcattaggatacaatgaccctctgcatgtctcattaggatacaatgaccctctgcatgtctcaataggatacaatgaccctctgcatgtctcaataggatacaatgaccctctgcatgtctcattaggatacaatgaccctctgcatgtctcattaggatacaatgaccctctgcatgtctcattaggatacaatgaccctctgcatgtctcattaggatacaatgaccctctgcatgtctcaaTAGGATACAATGAtcctctgcatgtctcattaggatacaatgaccctctgcatgtctcattaggatacaatgaccctctgcatgtctcattaggatacaatgaccctctgcatgtctcattaggatacaatgaccctctgcatgtctcaataggatacaatgaccctctgcatgtctcattaggatacaatgaccctctgcatgtctcattaggatacaatgaccctctgcatgtctcattaggatacaatgaccctctgcatgtctcaaTAGGATACAATGATCCTTtgcatgtctcattaggatacaatgaccctctgcatgtctcattaggatacaatgaacctctgcatgtctcattaggatacaatgaccctctgcatgtctcattaggatacaatgaccctctgcatgtctcattaggatacaatgaccctctgcatgtctcGTCCCGAAAGGACATTCAACTGATCTGCACGTTTAACAcgttacatttatttttgtattttattgggATTGTAGAAATAATGTATTCAgttcttcagtgagtgacagctCTGAAAGACATCTTGCCACCACACCCCCCTTATCAGTTTTGAACGTTTGACATTAGGTTACACAGCAgactgaccccccccccaaaaaaaaaaactgttgtaGAGCTGTAATAGAGCTTCCTGTTTCTGCAGTATGTCATAGAGCTGTTGTAGAGCTGTAATAGAGCTTCCTGTTTCTGCAGTATGTCATAGAGCTGTTGTAGAGCTGTAATAGAGCTTCCTGTTTCTGCAGTATGTCATAGAGCTGTTGTAGAGCTGTAATAGAGCTTCCTGTTTCTGCAGTATGTCATAGAGCTGTTGTAGAGCTGTAATAGAGCTTCCTGGTTCTGCAGTATATCATGTGTTGTGTCATATAGCTGTTGTAGAGGTGTAATAGAGCTTCCTGTTTCTGCAGTATGTCATATAGCTGTTGTAGAGCTGTAATAGAGCTTCCTGTTTCTGCAGTATATCATGTGTGTTCTGCTACTACGTTTCAATATGAACGAATCTGATGGCTAATCGTTGTAGTACCATCGTTGCTGGTGTATAAAACCTCACTTTTCTCACTGCTTCTACCTATATAAAACGCCACACGTCTAAAGACTATGAATACAAGCTTTCCAACAGGTGTCGACAATACCGAAAAGGAGTGAAAACACGAGAGTTGACTGATGAGCTCAATCTCAAACCAGAACAACCACACGGCAGCTTCACTGCTGGCTGCCGATCGGTAAGAGATTTAAATAAATTATAGAtttaaataaattattattatttgcatATTTAGAACATGCAACATTTCTATTTGAAGGAGTCTCGCTAATAATATGTTTCCACCCGGACCCACTGTCCCGAATCAGTGTCCGTCCTCTGAATGCCACTGGGCAAAGCTCGACGTCTACCTAGTAACTTACCTAACTAACCTCCTCACCTTTTCACCGCTTCTACGGAGCCTGGAATCGGTGTGCCGCCGTCTTCTCCAGCATCATATAACACGCCGCACATGTCTAAAATCACACCTTTCAGACTTTTGACGGAGTCTTCCCAGCTGGTAGCTGCCATGACGAAAAAGTGACACAGTAAAAAGAGctgattcttcttcttcttcttcttcttctggatCGCATCCAACGTTTAGCTGCGttcaccgccacctactgtactggagtgggAGACCAGTCACAGCCGACCTACATTAAATTCTCTTCATTATTCCTGTTCCTCTGagaaattaaaatagcgccctaGACAACATCACCGACACTCATTAAACCCCACTACCCAATTCCACTACCTTAatcccgctttgaggacaatacagtgccactgacactgcccgcaactaaaacatgcggtctctccttcactacagccgacgtgaggaaaacatttaaacgtgtcaaccctcgcaaggctgcaggcccagacggcatccccagccgcaccctcagagcatgcacagaccagctggctggtgtgtttacggacatattcaatcaatccctatcccagtctgttgttcccacatgcttcaagagggccaccattgttcctgttcccaagaaagctaaggtaactgagctaaacgactaccgcccgtagcactcacttccgtcatcatgaagtgctttgagagactagtcaaggaccatatcacctccaccatacctgacaccctagacccactccaatttgcttaccgcccaaataggtccacggaggatgcaatctcaaccacactgcacactgccctaacccacctggacaagaggaatacctatgtgagaatgctgttcatcgactacagctcggcatttaacaccatagtgccctccaagctcgtcatcaagctcgagaccctgggtctcggcccgccctgtgcaactgggtactggacttcctgacgggccgcccccaggtggtgagggtaggcaacaacatctccaccccgctgatcctcaacactggggccccacaagggtgcgttctgagccctctcctgtactccctgtttactcacgactgtgtggccacgcacgcctccaactcaatcatcaagtttgcttaattaccaacaacgacgagacggcctacagggaggaggtgagggccctcggagtgtggtgtcaggaaaataacctcacactcaatgtcaacaaaactaaggagattattgtggacttcaggaaacagcagagggaacacccccctatccacatcgatggaacagtagtggagagggtagcaagttttaagttcctcggcgtacacatcacagacaaactgaattggtccacccacacagacagcatcgtgaagaaggcgcagcagcgcctcttcaacctcaggaggctgaagaaatttggcttgtcaccaaaagcacacacaaacttctacagatgcacaatcgagagcatcctgtcgggctgtatcatcacctggtacggcaactgctccgccctcaaccgtaaggctctccagagggtagtgaggtctgcacaacgcatcaccgggggcaaactacctgccctccaggacacctgcaccacccgatgtcacaggaaggccataaagatcatcaaggacatcaaccacccaagccactgcctgttcaccccgctatcatccagaaggcgaggtcagtacaggtgcatcaaaaggggatcgagagactgaaaaacagcttctatctcaaggccatcagactgttaaacagccaccactaacattgagtggctgctgccaacacactgactcaactacagccactttaataatgggaattgatgggaaattatgtaaaatatatcactagccactttaaacaatgctacctaatgtaatgtttacataccctacattattcatctcatatgtatacgtatatactgtactctatatcatctactgcatccttatgtaatacatgtatcactagccactttaactatgccactttgtttacatactcatcccatatgtatatactgcactcaataccatctactgtatcttctgTACcatactcattcatatatccttatgtaatacatgtatcactagccactctgtaccatcactcattcatatatctttatgtacatattctttatccccttacactgtgtataagacagtagttttggaattgttagctagattacttgttggttatcactgcattgtcggaactagaagcacaatcatttcgctacacttgcattaacatctgctaaccatgtgaatgtgacaaataaaattagatttgatttgatttgatcctatCTGTTCCTGCACCATGCCAACGGCCTGGGAGGAAACCACCACTCATTAAAACCCACTACCTCATTCCACTACATAGTTAAATgtacacctaccacgctgcaccttggtcctcatccttcaacagccgtgacactAAAGCGTTGCCTTTTCACAAACCTGATTCAACTGCCCTCCAACTCCTTTCTCACCCACCTTCACTGATTCAACTGCCCCCAACTCCTTTCTCACAAACCTTCACTTTCAACTCCCCCACCTTTCACCCACCTTCACTGATTCAACTGCCCCCAACTTCTTTCTCACCCACCTTCACTGATTCAACTGCCCCCAACTCCTTTCTCACCCACTGACCTTCACTGATTCAACTGCCCCcaactcctttctcacccagcCTGAAACCACAACTGGATCAGCCAAAAGCCAAAGGTCTCCAAAATGTCACTCCTACTGGTCCAGAATGTTCTCTACCTGGGCTATTTATATTGACCACCACCCCCCAACTTTGACCCCCCACCTtggtttttacactgctgctactctctgtttattaactATGCACAGTCACTGtactcctacctacatgtacaaatgacctcgacttaCCTGCacccccgcacatagactctgtaccggtatcccctgtatatagcctccacattgactctgtaccggtaccccctgtatatagtcttcacattgactctgtaccggtatcccctgtatatagcctccacattgactctgtaccggtaccccctgtatatagcctccacattgactctgtaccggtaccccctgtatatagtctccacattgactctgtaccggtaccccctgtataaagtctccacattgactctgtaccggtacccctgtatatagcctccacattgactctgtatcggtaccccctgtatatagtctccacattgactctgtaccggtaccccctgtataaagtctccaaattgactctgtaccggtaccccctgtatatagtctccacattgactctgtaccagtaccccctgtatatagtctcctcattgactctgtacaggtaccccctgtatatagtctccacattgactctgtaccagtaccccctgtatatagcctccacattgactctgtaccggtaccccctgtatatagcctccacattgactctgtaccggtaccccctgtatatagcctccacattgactctgtaccagtacccactgtaaggtctactacacctgttgtagtcagcatttcactgtgaggtctactacacctgttgtattcagcatttcactgtaaggtctactacacctgttgtattcagcatttcactgtgaggtctactacacctgttgtattcagcatttcactaaggtctactacacctgttgtattca
This portion of the Oncorhynchus gorbuscha isolate QuinsamMale2020 ecotype Even-year unplaced genomic scaffold, OgorEven_v1.0 Un_scaffold_1962, whole genome shotgun sequence genome encodes:
- the LOC124024621 gene encoding phospholysine phosphohistidine inorganic pyrophosphate phosphatase-like isoform X4, giving the protein MAATSWEDSVKSLKGVILDMCGVLYDAGEDGGTPIPGSVEAVKRLKASDLQVRFCTNETQATREVFVAKLQRMGFDICVSEVFSPAPAAVAVLKERGLRPHLLVYDGVVPEFDSVEKANPNCVVIGDAAEKFSYQNLNDAFRVLIGLEKPVLFSLGRGKYYKEDEGLNLDVGVYMKALEYACDVEAEMVVFLYISMPVM
- the LOC124024621 gene encoding phospholysine phosphohistidine inorganic pyrophosphate phosphatase-like isoform X1, with amino-acid sequence MAATSWEDSVKSLKGVILDMCGVLYDAGEDGGTPIPGSVEAVKRLKASDLQVRFCTNETQATREVFVAKLQRMGFDICVSEVFSPAPAAVAVLKERGLRPHLLVYDGVVPEFDSVEKANPNCVVIGDAAEKFSYQNLNDAFRVLIGLEKPVLFSLGRGKYYKEDEGLNLDVGVYMKALEYACDVEAEVIGKPDPMFFQKVLDDMKIQSHQTLMIGDDLVNDVGGAQHCGMKGVQVRTGKYR
- the LOC124024621 gene encoding phospholysine phosphohistidine inorganic pyrophosphate phosphatase-like isoform X2 is translated as MAATSWEDSVKSLKGVILDMCGVLYDAGEDGGTPIPGSVEAVKRLKASDLQVRFCTNETQATREVFVAKLQRMGFDICVSEVFSPAPAAVAVLKERGLRPHLLVYDGVVPEFDSVEKANPNCVVIGDAAEKFSYQNLNDAFRVLIGLEKPVLFSLGRGKYYKEDEGLNLDVGVYMKALETLMIGDDLVNDVGGAQHCGMKGVQVRTGKYR
- the LOC124024621 gene encoding phospholysine phosphohistidine inorganic pyrophosphate phosphatase-like isoform X3, which produces MAATSWEDSVKSLKGVILDMCGVLYDAGEDGGTPIPGSVEAVKRLKASDLQVRFCTNETQATREVFVAKLQRMGFDICVSEVFSPAPAAVAVLKERGLRPHLLVYDGVVPEFDSVEKANPNCVVIGDAAEKFSYQNLNDAFRVLIGLEKPVLFSLGRGKYYKEDEGLNLDVGVYMKALEYACDVEAEVVVFLSISMPVM